The Hemibagrus wyckioides isolate EC202008001 linkage group LG25, SWU_Hwy_1.0, whole genome shotgun sequence genome has a segment encoding these proteins:
- the cracd gene encoding capping protein inhibiting regulator of actin dynamics isoform X3, which translates to MSQENVSDKVRNLQRQIAHNIKFGQRPPSLRKSEGDEGSSDEEEAPRSPLRVLAQVEPEPQDAEAKENVSSAARDVAHYRTPVKSPRSKRPPPPGTIESINLDAVPQSAPRLDNTAAKHKLSVKPKNQRVSRKHRRFTQEYLEVAISAVLQEETDVQKRADETDVWREGHVRSHWTRDDQELPEKSKKQRLHEEEQERLEFQRIQEQEKQRRREEDRRAEELRLEQETIRRKQEECQRREEEKRRQWEEDRRKEEDERRKREEEAQRLREMEERKRREEEERKKREEERQRAEEERRQQEIIAEHFRLEEERRMKELEEQKRKEEEEEAEKLRLWELEEKKQREEEARLYEEQSRRQEEEEAEIKRLADEKKRKEEDKRKRQQEEIRAAEEQSASSDPEWKRKAEELRWREMEERQRPFTFKVSSGEKQILFQKVNLTPVTPVAPQQGEAAAEIREGTAGVPDSPTLSSSLYVPHTAILVTGAQLCGTAVNLDQIKDTACKSLLGLSEDKKAFGTPAGKNKTSPDRKSGKTKSLNESSLSAEQSSAAVLAEWASIRSKIFKGGLDGKYQEYPDRQVQSRTTSEDISETPFSHANLRKTVSASAKFSITPARKKFADSNRNSEVFSQEETEGGQEEVPATDLAPNQHLHSPSSPSKGQNKGGKIVRISDSTEECKFAKDLPSFLVPCLTHGTLKSPSSETGPLSQAVSEDSDTKDYGDHRDQSGDERPSPFGIKLRRTNYSLRFHSEQSTEKRKKRYSAGDSFEGVPVPLTSIDQYSESSVFSEKTSITSPLGESGMKFQGTSGVESRFRPGRSAPSSACSERDKLISKPPIYQKPATFPKPSDGATPPPSPLPKPSRRTSGDMLSPRSGGPEVAASEERIDQKLEPSESVQCPRNGQGDDEPKEKKSFFPSISIPWREKADRRTELIRREKPSLQSRHSLDSSRTQEKETGPLWITLALQKQKGFREQQQSREERKNQREAKLAEKQARDRESAGVVSPTEGKGNGNSGIPKAQTPEENKRPDTLLTRFERRDNLKKANTLPTSVTVEIADSTPSPPAAKDITKRFPPSDTPQVSTEPAWLALAKRKAKAWSDCPQIIK; encoded by the exons AGGAGATGAAGGTAGTTCAGATGAGGAGGAGGCACCAAGAAGTCCGTTGCGAGTCCTGGCACAGGTGGAGCCAGAACCACAGGACGCCGAAGCCAaggaaaat GTTTCATCTGCTGCCCGTGATGTGGCTCACTACAGGACCCCTGTGAAATCCCCTCGTTCAAAGCGGCCTCCTCCCCCTGGTACGATCGAATCAATTAACCTAGACGCTGTTCCCCAGTCCGCGCCGCGCTTGGACAACACTGCTGCCAAACATAAACTGTCCGTCAAACCCAAAAACCAACGAGTGTCACGCAAGCACCGCAGGTTCACACAG GAGTATCTGGAGGTGGCTATTTCAGCAGTTCTGCAGGAAGAGACAGATGTGCAGAAACGTGCAGATGAAACAGATGTTTGGAGAGAAGGGCATGTAAGAAGCCACTGGACCAGAGATGATCAAGAGCTTCCTGAAAAATCTAAGAAGCAGAGACTCCATGAAGAGGAGCAGGAGCGTCTCGAGTTCCAGAGAATCCAGGagcaagagaaacagagaaggagagaagaagaCAGAAGAGCTGAGGAACTGCGTCTGGAACAGGAGACAATCCGCAGAAAACAGGAAGAATGTCAGCGAAGGGAGGAAGAGAAGCGAAGGCAGTGGGAAgaagacagaaggaaggaagaggatgaaaggagaaagagggaggaggaggcGCAACGCTTGAGGGAGatggaagagaggaagagacgtgaggaagaagaaagaaaaaagagagaagaagagagacagagagcagaggaagaaagaagacAGCAGGAAATCATAGCAGAGCACTTTCGcctggaggaggagaggagaatgaAAGAATTGGAggagcaaaaaagaaaagaggaggaggaagaggcagAAAAACTAAGGCTTTGGGAGttagaggaaaaaaagcaaagagaagaagaagcacGCCTTTATGAGGAACAAAGCAGGCgacaagaagaagaggaggctGAGATTAAAAGACTGGctgatgaaaagaaaagaaaggaagaggatAAAAGAAAGAGGCAGCAAGAAGAGATAAGAGCTGCTGAGGAGCAATCAGCATCCTCTGATCCAGAGTggaagagaaaagcagaggagCTGCGATGGAGGGAGATGGAAGAAAGGCAAAGACCTTTCACTTTCAAAGTGTCCTCTGGTGAAAAGCAAATCCTGTTCCAGAAGGTCAATCTAACACCAGTTACCCCAGTAGCACCTCAGCAGGGGGAAGCTGCTGCTGAAATCAGGGAAGGCACTGCAGGAGTTCCTGATTCACCAACTTTATCTTCATCCCTGTATGTTCCTCACACTGCTATATTAGTGACTGGAGCTCAGCTGTGTGGTACAGCAGTGAATCTGGATCAGATAAAAGATACAGCCTGTAAGTCTCTGCTTGGTCTCTCTGAGGACAAAAAAGCTTTCGGGACACCAGCAGGGAAGAACAAGACATCACCAGACCGCAAATCTGGAAAAACCAAATCCTTAAACGAATCCTCTTTATCTGCAGAGCAGTCTAGTGCTGCTGTCTTGGCAGAGTGGGCCAGTATACGATCCAAAATTTTTAAGGGTGGACTAGATGGAAAATACCAGGAATacccagacagacaggtgcagaGCCGAACAACAAGCGAAGATATCAGCGAGACACCGTTTTCTCACGCTAATCTCAGGAAGACCGTGTCAGCAAGCGCTAAGTTTTCCATCACTCCAGCCAGAAAGAAGTTCGCTGACTCAAATAGAAATTCAGAGGTCTTTAGTCaagaagagacagaaggaggtCAGGAGGAAGTACCAGCTACAGATTTGGCTCCTAATCAGCATCTTCATTCACCTTCTTCTCCCAGTAAAGGTCAGAATAAGGGAGGAAAGATTGTCCGTATCTCAGACAGTACAGAAGAATGCAAGTTTGCTAAAGACCTCCCTTCCTTCCTGGTTCCATGTCTCACACATGGAACCCTGAAATCTCCGTCGTCTGAAACAGGACCCTTGAGCCAGGCGGTTTCAGAGGACTCGGACACAAAGGATTATGGGGATCACAGAGACCAGAGTGGTGATGAGCGGCCCTCTCCGTTTGGTATCAAGCTGAGGAGGACCAACTACTCGCTTCGTTTTCATAGTGAGCAATCCacagagaagaggaagaaaagatatAGTGCAGGTGATAGTTTTGAAGGAGTACCAGTGCCCCTTACCTCTATTGACCAGTACTCTGAATCTTCTGTATTCTCTGAGAAGACCAGTATCACCTCTCCACTTGGAGAGAGTGGAATGAAATTTCAAGGAACCTCTGGTGTAGAGTCACGCTTCAGGCCTGGTAGAAGTGCTCCCTCTTCGGCATGTAGTGAACGCGACAAACTCATCTCTAAGCCCCCAATTTATCAGAAACCAGCTACATTTCCCAAACCATCCGATGGTGCCACACCGCCACCTTCTCCCCTACCTAAACCTAGTAGAAGGACTTCTGGGGACATGCTTTCCCCGAGATCAGGTGGGCCAGAAGTGGCAGCTTCTGAAGAGCGCATTGATCAAAAGTTAGAGCCCTCGGAATCCGTGCAGTGTCCGAGAAATGGCCAGGGTGATGATGAGCCAAAAGAAAAGAAGtccttctttccatccatcaGCATTCCATGGAGGGAGAAAGCAGACCGGAGGACTGAACTAATAAGAAGAG AAAAGCCCTCTCTGCAGAGCAGGCATTCCTTAGACAGCTCACGGACACAGGAGAAGGAGACGGGACCATTATGGATCACTCTGGCTTTGCAGAAACAGAAGGGTTTTAGAGAACAGCAGCAAAGCAGAGAGGAAAGGAAGAACCAGAGAGAAGCCAAGCTGGCTGAGAAACAAGCCAGGGACCGAGAAAGC GCTGGAGTAGTGAGCCCTACAGAGGGGAAAGGGAATGGAAATTCCGGTATTCCTAAGGCACAAACCCCGGAGGAGAACAAGAGACCAGACACGTTACTGACTCGCTTCGAGCGTCGTGACAACTTAAAGAAGGCCAACACCTTACCCACTTCTGTTACAG TCGAGATAGCAGACTCTACCCCATCACCTCCAGCAGCAAAGGACATAACAAAGCGCTTCCCACCCAGTGACACACCACAGGTTTCCACTGAACCAGCTTGGCTTGCTCTCGCCAAGCGTAAGGCCAAAGCATGGAGTGACTGCCCGCAGATCATCAAGTGA